A part of Timaviella obliquedivisa GSE-PSE-MK23-08B genomic DNA contains:
- the msrA gene encoding peptide-methionine (S)-S-oxide reductase MsrA codes for MSLFGLFNKKSVLPTPEEALTGRSEAIPVPARHFVNGNPLQPPFPAGIETAVFGLGCFWGAERKFWQVKGVYTTAVGYAAGITPNPSYQEVCSGMTGHNEVVLVAFDPKVVSYEDLLKVFWESHNPTQGMQQGNDRGTQYRSGIYTYSEAQRKAAEVSREMYQKALTEAKYGEITTEIVAAPTFYYAEEYHQQYLAKNPGGYCGLGGTNVSCPVMVTRYES; via the coding sequence ATGTCTTTATTTGGACTGTTTAACAAAAAGTCAGTGCTTCCTACTCCTGAAGAAGCGCTGACTGGACGGTCAGAAGCGATACCTGTTCCGGCTCGACATTTTGTCAACGGCAATCCGCTCCAGCCGCCCTTTCCTGCTGGCATAGAAACTGCTGTGTTTGGTCTAGGCTGCTTCTGGGGAGCAGAACGTAAGTTCTGGCAGGTCAAAGGCGTTTACACCACAGCCGTAGGCTATGCTGCCGGAATCACGCCTAACCCAAGCTATCAAGAAGTTTGTTCGGGCATGACAGGACATAATGAAGTTGTCTTAGTGGCGTTCGATCCCAAAGTGGTGAGCTACGAAGATCTGCTGAAAGTTTTCTGGGAAAGCCACAATCCTACCCAAGGAATGCAGCAGGGGAACGATCGAGGAACTCAGTACCGTTCGGGCATCTATACCTATTCTGAGGCTCAGCGCAAAGCAGCAGAGGTTTCTAGAGAAATGTACCAAAAAGCATTGACAGAAGCAAAATACGGAGAGATTACCACCGAAATCGTAGCCGCTCCCACCTTTTACTACGCTGAAGAATATCACCAGCAATACCTGGCGAAAAACCCCGGTGGTTACTGTGGCTTAGGCGGCACGAATGTTTCTTGCCCTGTCATGGTCACTCGTTACGAAAGCTAA